Part of the Drosophila santomea strain STO CAGO 1482 chromosome 2L, Prin_Dsan_1.1, whole genome shotgun sequence genome is shown below.
ATATTTTGCCAACTAATTGTTGGTAATTGGAAGCCTTGAGGCACATTCGCGCACCTCTGATTGATCGACAAGTGGGAGTGTTGAATATTATTCATGAAAGGCTCTCCAGTTGGATTGGTATCGATCGAGTGTGCATTTCTCAGCATCTTCAGTCATATACAATTGGATGTTCTGACAAGGGAACATCGGGCACTCAATGTTCAATGAACCTCTTTAGAATTGGAGCTGTTCATACTTTATTAATTagcttatttatatttttttttatataaagcTATAAATTTAAAAGGTTTTTCTTTACTTCCTTGTATTTCAATaaagcaaagaaaataaaaaaatgttgtagaacaaatatttatatcaaaTAACGTCAGTTGGTAGtcaaaattaaaacgtagttttAAAAAACACATGTCAAATACAACTTACTTCATGAATAGATTTGCAGGTAAGGTACATTTAATTTACCTGTCAAGTGTAAGTAAAAAATTTGTAAGTCAAGCGATTATTCGGAAAGAGCATACTTTCAGGATCGATGACATAAGCCTGGTAAAAATAACTTGCAAAAGCTCTGTAAAacttattaattataaaaacacCTAAATTTcggaataaaaaataagtaaaaaataCACCTCCTTGTAAAgagcatttattttaaaattttcacATAACTTCTATCTTTGTTCAGAATGGAtgacataaataaatacaaattggTTATGTTTAAAATCATTCCAAATGATTGCCAAATCGTTTGTGCATAGAAAATTATTTGGAAACAGCGCTTAAGCTAAATTTGTAGTCGTTAACATTAGGCTTAAACTAACTAGGAGCTAAGTGTTCCTTGTGGACGCGTTTAGTGCATCATTGAACCAGGAATTTTTCGATGGGTACCTTGGCAAAGAACTCATTGATGTGGGCAATCAGAATGGGAGCCCATTGTTCGCGGGTGGCGGGAATTCCGACGCGAGTGATCTCCGGCAGATTCTCGTTGACCAGATTGAGAATCATGGCATCTGGGAGGTTACAAAATCTATCAgcttaattaatattaaaagaaattataGGGCTTACTGAGGTTGCGATCGGAGAAGATGCCATTGGCCACCACCTTGGCATCGCCGATATTGACATTGGCATTCAGGCGATGTAAGCTGAGACGCTGCTGACCACTGGGCAGCTGTTCAATGTGGCCATCGGTCAGAATGGTGGCCTTGATGTTGTCTGGGGGAATGTGAAAGTATCAGGCACATGCTCCGCCGAACTTACTTTTCGAACCGGCACTTACCTATGGTGATGTTGAAGGGCCCCTTGGGCACCAGACGCAGTCCTCCGAACTTCACGTCCGCCTTGAAGTGTCCACCGGCCTTCAGTTGCGGCAGTTCAACGCCCAACTTAATTATGAAGCCGTTCTCGGTGAAATTGGCTCCAACACTGTTTACCTGCAACTGGCTGATGCCATAGATCTCCATGTTCTTGATCAGGAGTCCGCCCTGGATGCCATCGTTGGTGTACCGAAAGATGCCCCTCTTGTAGAAATACGGATCAATCGAGTCCATATTAAACTCCGGCACGCCCTGATATCTCAGCCTGGGAGCAAATGACTGGATCAAGCCTCGTATGCATTCGTTCAGATCCGAAGAGCTCAAGCTACAGGGTGTCACCTCATTCGAGCCACTGGACAGAGTGGTCACCGCTGGTGCAACTGGAAGGCGAAAGTGATGCGAGATTAGTTCACAAGTCGGTTAAGTCATGGTTAGCTTAGGTCGTAAAGTCCATCGAGCCATAGCAAAAGTATATCTGATCACAGGGGGGATCATaactattatatttattaaatttttcgCTTTTAGTGCCAGTCAACCAGGCATGACGAAGTTCACGTGTCCCTGTCGCCACGTGTCTTCTGTCATATGTGAATGGGGTTTGTGTCATGGTGACTCTGGCCTCTGTGATAagataatattttttaaggtttttaaaaaaataaattttaaaaaaatcagCTATGAACTTTTTTGTATTGCAATTCGGAAATATGCTTCATACCCAATATTATTTGTTCAACTAACGCGGTAAGCAACTAAAGGAAGCTAAGCATTGGTAATGCATTACCAATTAATATTAGAAACTTGAGTTCAAGATTTCtccatttaatatttaatttaataaataaatatttaatgcatgCGCATGTTCTTAGTGTAAGCGTATtataagaaaaaatataaaataactatAATCCAAATTTACATTTGAGCTACGCTTAACCTTAAATGCCTTTTCTTAATGAAGCTAAGGAAGTTTAACAACGAGttgttaaaattaaattttacttGCAACGATATTAAGTCACGCCACTAATTGTTTTTATCTTCTCCTTCTAACGACAAGCGGaaagcaattattttaatgtttctTGGCAAGGCAAGtccaaatttaaaatatatgaacACAAATTTAAGACGTGTAATTAAGAATTTGAAGAAGGAGACAAATTTTGGttaatttaaagttaaattaCGCACGTGAACAGCCCAATTAAGTCATTTGGCTTGAGTGCTCTTAAATTTCCCACTGTTTTGTCTTAAACATGTTTTCCCCTGTTTCGCCTGACAAGTTCAATGTCAAAGGTGAGCTGAGCTGTTATGGCATAAAGCAAATCCGAACCCGAAATGTCGAAAATAAGAGGTGCCAGAAAAGGGTTGGGTCGAACTCAAGTTTGTTGCCCAAGTCCTTTGTTTGCTCAGGCAAATGTCAATAAATTTGTGCTCGACGTGTTTTTAGTACCTGCTGCTGACGGGTTTCTTTGCGTAATTAGAGACAAGTTACAATTACAGCTTTCAGTTTGGCACAAGCCCAGCAGCGCCGCTTACGCATTGATGTAGGTcagtttttcagcttttcGCTTTATGTCAGCTCGGCGGTAGTATATGACAGTCTTGGTAGAGACGGCAGCCGGTTTCGGATCGGATTTAAGCCtcgtttttgcttttgttgacGCTGAACTCTTTTCGCAAGAGCGCAAacaacacatacacactcacatgCATACTGTAGCCAACACCTCGTGCTTGATTAAATTAATGTAATTGGCAATATTTCATAGCCTGCATTATCTCGTGTTTATTCTGCATTTATAACTCGGACCAGCTTGCGTCACAATTTCTATTTACCCAATGATTTGCTCCTCAGCTTGGTAACTTTTACCACAAAAATCATGTGTAAGTGTGTCAAGTTCAAGTGACACAGGCGATGACTTGCTTGTTGCTTTATTTTACATATTCCACTCGCCATTTCAAAAGCGTTAaaatgcgaaataaataaaaagatttTACTGCAAATACACTTGCTAATTTCTATtgcaatttcatttccatAGCCTGGACTTTGCTATTTGCAAATCCCCTTAAAGCATCTTTTACGATGGCAGTACTTTTCCTAATTTTGAAGGTCACAGGCCTATAACATGGTGTCGAGTGTATGCGCAATACAGGTAAACATTTCAAGAAGGTAAACTTTTTACAATGAGTAATCGCCACAGATTGGCATGGAAGGCACACCGGACACGGCCTCTACTgaatttaaaataagaaatCATATTGTCGGCGAAGTAAAGACAGCAAATGAAGAAACTTTTGAAAACAGGAAGTTAGCTATTACAGAAAAATTTAAGAACTCTTTTGCAAACAAAGTTTTTTACTTTTaggtatttaaatattgtaaacaCATTTTAATCGAAATTTCTTAGCAATGTATTTCTTGTCTAGTTGCCTAACTTTGAAGTTTATAAAATTAACTgagaaataattttttgcctatgtttttttttttttaagaatgGACTATTTCTAAGCTATAAGTCACAAgtgtaaaatatttagaaatattaaaataaaggCAATACATTTGCAAATGGaataaaaagacaaaatatCGTAAAAAATCAATATCTAAACAgatatatactatatagtaCTTTTGACCGATCGGTAAGAATTTTCAGCTCGAACAGAGTACACATAAAAATGCGATATGCAAGGTTTCATGATGATAATATGAACCATGATATTTTGTTTGGACAACACACTGCAGTCGACGACGACAAATTGCATTTagcaaacgaaagacttagaCAACGAACTCGTTGACTTGAGCTGCATTAAATACGTGTCTATATATTTGAGGGCGTGGGAAGGGAGTGACTTTTTGTTTGACTATCAAGTTCCTTTGTACGCTTGCATAAGTAACTTTACCTGCATCGGAAAAATCGATTGAACTGGAGGGCAAAGCCACATCGCTGCTGGAAAAGCTCGAAGACTCCGCCGCCAGCTCCTCGACCGGGCTGGAATTTGAATTCGGCTTGGGATCGGAGCTGAAAACACTGGGTGCGGAGGTTGGCAGCGTGGCCGCATAGCCACTTCCGAGTGCCAAGGCGGCCAAAATAGTGAGCGAGATGCAAggcaattgcatttttgggaCTGGCTGGCTGTTGCTTTCCGATTTCCTCTGCACAATGGGGCGATGTAAACTCGTTTCAATTGATTACTGGACTGACTCTTTCTATTTGACTTTTTTCGTGTGACTTGATTTAACACACGAATACGGTACAGACGGTAATTTTCTTGTCTccgtttttcctttttttggtttttggtttttttattttgcgtaATTTTTGCAAACCGGCTTCACTTTTATTTCTTCACGAGCGCTTTTACAGTTgctttttgttggcttttcgATTTTCTCGGTTAactgcaattgttgctgcaATTGCTGCACACACGGGCACTGAAATGCACACAATCTCAGCCAGCTAATTGCCAAACTTATCCGCAGAAAATGGACTAACGAATTTTTTGAGTTGACGGCCCGTGGCTTGCAAATCTTGAAATGAGCGCTGCATAAATCGCACgtttatttatagttttcaaGCTGCCCGAATTTTGTGCTCGTTCAAAAGTTTTTCCAAGCCGCTGCCGAAGCcaaagcaaacagcaacaacatgtGGTTGTAGGCCCCAACAAAATCGGTCGTTTTGAAGGCTTTAGGCCGTCTCGGCCGAAGCCAAAAGCCGAACTCGAAAGCTTATCTCGGCCAAAAAAAGCTTTTTTAAAAGAACCACAAAAACGCAGTTTGAGAGCCACAATTACGATGTGTTTATTTACTGCCTTTGGAcaacaattattttaacacCTCTTTTTTTAGCAGTATTTACTTTTGTCTGTAAACATTGATAaattttgtatatacatatgttttatttttgatgataaagtatttttataaatttatatattgtGTTTATTCATTGTACTCtctatttttaaaccaaagaactttattattttatacattttttttttgattgtttgtttttcttttaattctTCTTATTTGCTAAATGATGTACGTTTTTAATAAACGATGTTTTTCGCAAGAGTTACAATTCATGCATATTTTATAGAGGAACAGCTTACCATACCATTTGAATGCATCCATCTGATTGTTCCCACAAATCTGTCAAATACAGTCAACAATGAGAAAACTGACAAGACGTTTTCCCATTCCCGAATCTCCAATCCCTGTTTTCAGTCAAAGTGCAAGGCACGTATTAAGTTTGAGTCGCAGTGAGGCCCTCCGAGGtgttcatgtaaaatgtgggTCAGTTGTAAATCTTTGCAGCTTTATGCCACATAAAATTATTCATGAACCTGCGACTTTGTGGGTGTACAAATCGATGTTCAAGGTAGTCTAGTACGTGACACATTTCAAAATTTAGCTGTGCAAGTGCGAGACTTCCCAGAAGTTGCCTGAAATCAGAACTCTGCAATGATGAACTTTGCTACGGAAGCAATATTCCGAGTTTTGCAAAAATTCTATTTCAAATGTATACAATTAAGAGATAAAAACACCCACTTAATATGATGGGCCTGTCTTTGGACAGACGACAGTCgcgtgtttattttttctattcAGTTAGATTCTGTTTTGAATGCACATCACGAAACAATCCAGTCACCATAGAcattaagaatatataattGACTGCAATATAATAAGCTGCTTTATGGCACATTTAGCGCCGTCTACAATACAAACTTGAGTCGAGTAAAATTTCATCACTTTTTTGGTAACCTTAGTATGGTAGTCCATACTACCAAGTTTTGTACTTTTATAATGTATTCCATATGGCCCAGCAACCGAAGTCGCCGGGCactacaaaaaattattttagacTCATTAGAGTGTTCCTCTCCACGGAAATCTTTAGTAAAAGGCGAAAGATTTATTCGACAATTGAAGAGAAACCAGAGTAACTTTACACCGCGAATTACCTACCCTACCATTCAGAACGAGCTTGAACTTGTTGAGAATCATAACGCTGTTTGTTAAACCCAAACAACCCCTAAAGTATGTTTATGGTAGGGATTTTCCTCAGTTGATCTCAAGCGACTACCTGAAACGGGACTACCTCTAGGAAATTAACCCCAAACCCTTAAAATAGGCAATACAAAGTATGATTACTTTCTACTTTCACATTTATAATTCCCAAACGGTTCTGGCTGTTTGCTCATGGATACCCTGCTCGTTTTCGTTTCAAGCTTATCGGCCTTTTTGGCTAAGATTCTCTCAGGCCCTCTCTTGCAATGCGGGAGACGACCTCCCCAGGGCAGGACATCATGCCATGAGCCTGGGAGATGGTTAGAATATCGGCCAAGATAGATGAAGTTAGTATGCCCGCCCCACCTTTTCGCAGCGGGGTGAATACTACCTCCGCGCTCGCCCTCTGCGGCAGATACAGCCATTTTTTCACGCATTTCTTTACGGCTGTATCAACTTATAATTCAACTTATTAGAGTAACATCTGATAGTTCCTCTAATGGAGGACCACAAATGATAAACTGATTTTTGCAATCAGATGGAGTTAATTCACTTAATTCAAGTTCGGAGATAGTTGCCAGTGGCGCTTGGGTCTTGCTCAATTGCACAGCAGTTCAGTTGCCACTCGACAGTTGGAGCCAAGGTCAAAGGTCGGGGTGCGCACTTAACCTATTAACGCCATTATCATTGGGTCACACAGCGTTAAAAATGTGTTACACTTGCGCTCAACTAGGGCAtgaaaaattcattaaaaccGGGCTTAATTATTGTGGCTCAAAATGAGGAATCCAAACTGGCGCCTagaataaatgtttttaatttaaacaaatatcaTTTAATAGCACCTAATGGAACAATTAATTTTCTATTAAACAACAATCCTCACAAGCTTAGTCCATCAGCTAATTGAGCTACTCCTTGAGAAACTGGTCGATGGGAACCAGTTCGAATGCCTCGTTGAACATTCGCAACAAAAGGGGTTGCCAATACTGTCGGGTCTCAGGCAGCATTATGCCGTAGATATCGCGCCAATACTGATTAGCCACATTCAGCGCTATTTGATCTGTAATGAAACATAATCGCGAGCTTTAAACAGTGCGTTGAGTACACAGAAAACAGTACGTTTAAACTTGTTTGCCTTTAGTTTAATGGGTTAAAGATTTATTAACTTGATTAAATATTATCACAAAATGTGGCAACTAACAAAAATGATTTGGGATGTACATTTTTAAACTTCATTATTGCTTTGtaaatctttaaatatatattcaagtCAAACAAGCGCTAGATGTATTATTGCGGAATCAATTGATATTTGTATTGACGTAAAACTTTTAACTAATGCAAAGTGCTTACGtatttaaagtaattaaatatttatgtaagtATCGGGAAACAAAAACGCAATTTTTTCCGTACTATTGAACATgttttaaaatactttaaaattagcatttcaaaatGACCCGTGTGTATACGAATGTATATACTTGCTTCAAAAAGCAAGCCTTGGTTTTagataaacaaaaactttgAACTTACCCAGTTCTGGATCTGCAAATATTCCGTTTGCCTTGATGACCAGATCCCGAATCTTTGGCTTCGTTTCGATATTCTTCATTCGGAAGTACCGATGACCATCCTTCTCGTAGATCTCACCATCGGTCAACGTTGTGGCCTCCACATCCACTGCAACCGGAATGATAAGTGATCACCCAAAAAGAGACACACTAATTTACTTACTGAGCGTTACGTTGAATTCACCCTTGGGCTTCAACTGCAGCTGATTCACTTGCATGTCGGCCTTATAGCTGCCCACAATGTTCAACTTGGGCATTTCGGTGACCAGACGGAGTTTCACCTTGTCGCCATTGAGTTTGACGGACACGTCTTTGGCCCGATTGGCGGAGAAGCCGTAGATCTTGGCATTGCGAATGGTGATCCGGCCATTTACATTGCCACTGGAGTATTGGAAGCTGGTTCGGTTGAGATTCAAAGGTTCGTAGGGCTCGATTCTCAGCTCTGGATTGCCGTCTTTGAGGCGCGGAGTCAGTGTGTTAAATATCTGCTTGACGCACTCCCCCAGTTGATTCTCCTCAGTCGAGCACTTTGGCAAATCTTCAAAGCGAAATGTTTTATAAAATTCGCAAAATAATGTATGATTTTCCTACCAGCAAAGTAGTTTTTATCCGTAGGTGCGGCACTCGCTCCCAAGGCCAGCAGGCTGAGCAATccaataatataatacattCTACCACTAAACTATATCCTTTTCGGGACTCGAATCTGACTTTCAACCTACTGCTAGAACGATAAACTACAACTGAAGCTCCCAGACTGCAAGTCGAGCTATTTTATTCTCCAAATCAGCAGACTACGACACAATGCAAGTTAGAATCTAGCTTAGTACATTTTACTTGTAAATCAGAAACATTAGCCGGCAAGCAGCTAGACTTTGACTGAATGCCAAACCGGCTCGGTCTGCCTGATTTATAATGTCGtattattaaatggaaaaatatattgaagGTACTACAGTAAATGGCAACGATGATTtgccataaatttatttactaatTACCTAGTACGTATACTAATAATGGGCTGCCGATTTTGGCTATTTATTGGTGACATTGAAGGGCTGCCAAATTGAGCTTAAAGAAGTTTCGTCATTAAGTTAGTCATATTTGAAGTTAGTTGGGCTATAAACTTCGCAGAAAGTAAAATAAGATCTATTATATTCTGAGCAGCTTAAAGCTAAATTCAGTTATTGCGTCTGAACGCCGTGTGAAAAGTTATGCAATTAAAACCATTAGTGTCTTGAGTTATTGCTCCTATAGGCGATAACTAATTACTTAGTCATTACGATTATTCGATCCAATAGTTTTCCATCCATTGGGTGCAATATTTAATCGATTCCTAACTACCtataaactaataaaacatttcaatttattactATTATAACACCACTTTTTTTAGTATACAACTCAAGCCCTATTTAATCGATCATGACTTGTAAATGGACGCATGATTTATTGTTTAGAGTGAGTGGGACCTTTTACATAACTCAAGaaaatatgtgtataaaaaCGAGAGCATCAAAACGTTACACAttccaaaaaaacaaaaaaaaggattagaaaattgaaatatttggTCAGTTATAGACTAGCAAAATGTATCTGTAGCAAAGTGTTTAGGtaactttatctttatttCGGTACGAACTATGTTAACACCTTGAGTAGAACAGATGAATCCGCAGGATATAAATAGTAAATCAATATTAAAGTTAGGTATCTCAATTCTTGGTAACAAGCATATCAAACGGTAGGGCAGCAAAGAAGTCGTTGGTGGACTTCAAGATCAGGGGCTGCCAGGTGGCCAAAGTCTCGGGAAGCATGGCCTCATAAAGCTGGCGCCAGTACTGATTGATAAAGTCCAAGATGACATCGTctgcataaaaaaaaacaaagcagtTAGTAAGTACAATAACATAGCTGATTGACTATTACTTACTCAGCACCGGATCGGGAACGAGTCCATTGGCGTAGAATTTCAGGTCACCCACCTTGGGCTCAGTCTCCAGTTTAGTTAGGCGCAGATAGGTGTGGCCATCACGCTCGTAGAGCTCGCCAATGGGTCTCGCCCTCATCGCAACATTAGCTGCGGAAGAAACAGGtcaagcaaaaagaaaataataattaaataatataaataacttATTGAACACACAATGTGTCTAGCCAATCTTTATGTGACTTAATAATTGTATACAAGTCACCAGTTTGGTGCAGTTACATGTGTTCTTCTAAGTTACTTACTCATGGTAATGTTGAAGGCGCCCTTTGGATTCAGCTTGAGGTCGTTGAGCTTGATGTCCGCCTTGTAGAAGCCCTCGACGAACATTTGGGGCACATGCGAAAGGATCTCCATGCGCACGCGACCATCCTTCAGCCGGAAGTTGACCTTGTCCACGATGCCCTCGCTGAGGCCGTGGACCACGACGTCCTTCATGGAGATCCGTCCCTGGAGCAGGCCGGATGTGTAGCTGTAGGAGCTCTTCCCCATCTCGAAGGGATCGAGGGGCGGGATGTTCAGCTCGCTGATGCCGTACTTCATGCGTGGCGTTATCTGCTGGAGGCCCTGCTTGATGCACTCGCTGATGTTGATGTCACCCTCCCGACAGGTCGGAATATCCCCGGCTGCCGAGTGCCAAGTGCCAAATGCCGAATGCCGAATgccaagcaaacaaacaaaatttaattggTGAGCATGGACCTTGACATATTTAGTTCAGCATAAAACACGTTAGCCATATCGCGTACGATCGATGTGCCTATGATCAGAACGTGACATTTTCCTAGCCGAGAATTTTCAGTTCGCTTAAACGTTTCGCCGCTCACATAATTGTCAACGTCATGCGCAATTAAATTGTTGATTAGATTTGATTTTGTCAGAGAGTTGAGCGAAAATTCCTGCATACAATTAAAGAGTTTTGTTCTGTCTGTTTTCGCGTTTCAAGTTCGTCTCGTCAATTTCCCTATTGGTCTACCTTGGGAGAAGTCTGCTCTACCGGCGGAAGTTACAGGTCCGGACAAAAGACTTAAGCGGCGAACTTGTCGTATATTTTTAACTTCTCCCATAAAAAAGCTATATTTAAATCTACAACAGCAAGTGACGCGGTCGGCAAAAATCGTATAAAAATCACATGTGCAATTGTGGCCTGAGGTAATTCAAATGGCTATGAGTTTATTTCTGGCCAAAACTGTTTGAAGACAATACCTATCAGCATGACAATCTACATTTTATGTTTGTCATGGTCTGTCTGCGCTAAAATCAGTATGCCAAAGAACTATATTTAGATACTTATCATTTTGTtgaattcataaaaaaatgtcTTGAGAATTAAAGCTCACTTCAAGGACAATTTCTGCACATCACGTGTTACTTTGGCatgatttatatttctttaagtgTATATGGTATTTAGCAAAGTCTTTTCTATATAATATTCCGTTTATTATTCTGTTGCGATGGGGAGAATACAAATTTCTATCCCATTTCTATATTGAGTTTTACGAAACAGGCTTTATGAACAATAAAAAATCCCTAAAAAGGTCTGTTAAGATATTATTATCATTTAGCCTAATGAAGaggatttttatatttaaggcAATGCAATATATCATCTAGCGTTGTGCAATGCGATTGTTTTAAGGAACACTGGGTTCAAACTTTGACTGTCGGATGCTTGAATTGCTTTGTTATAAAATTCACACAAAGTTGCGTGCTTCACATGATTATTGCTATCACGAAGTCAATTTGTATGTTTCGAATTTTCTATTTAGCTGATAATCGCAAATTTAACGACAGCATAGCAAGAGATACTAAAGTGtcgaattaaaaatttgtaatttttaaaatttagaaTTTATAAGAATTcgaatttataataatttttataatacatttctgaaatttaaattaaaaattgtttaacaaatCTTTGTCACTTTTTACTATTTCAATATATTGTGTTTGTAAAATATGATTCTAAAATTAATGTATGTTTTTTCTCCTTTACTTTAACacgtattttgtttaaatgtactgtttgccatttttggttttcctttttcttcattttattgtacagttttatttttcacgTATAATGACACTCACGTATTTCTCGGACCGGCTTGAACTCAACTGGCGGCAATTCTATTTCCGCTGGCAAGCATGAGCCCGCCATCAGAATTAGAGCAACAGCGCCAAGGATACGACCCATTTGGATagtttgtttaatatataatttgatAAGTTGGATCAAATGATGGTTCAATTGAGTTTTCGTTCGGTGAAGTTATTCAACATCCGATAGATAGCCCTGCCTGACCGATGCAAATGCGAATCAACGTCTGAGAGCTGCGATGGGTGGCTAGCTTTTATTTATgggaagaaaacaaaacaaatccaatcaaatcgaaattgCAAAGGcaaacgcaaaataaaaaacaggcACAAACACAGATGCTCGGCATTAGCAAATGATAGGGATTTTGGGGCGGAGCGGtaggcggtgggcggtgggcggtgggtggatAGCAAAAATAGCTTGGAACTAATCGCCGTCGCAGTTGtagaaaacaaagcaaatgcaaaagtcAATAGACAGTATACAGTCGACAGTAGACAGTATACAGTATACAGTAGACAGTAGTGAAATACAAACGACATTATTAAATTCCCCCGTAAAGTCGTGAAGTGGAAGCCACCCAGCCATCCGATTTGACTTATCGCGACCCCAGTGCGACCCGACTTACCCATCACATAACCGCCTACCAACTACCGGCAGCTGTCCCAGGCGATCCGACTCGCTTTGGATGCTTCCTCGACTTGGTGATTGGTGATTGGTGATATGGTTGTGGAGATCTTGGTCCCAGGCGGCTAATTAAAAGGTACCACTTAATTTGCTGTCTCGGGCTTGAGCTTATTGCCATATCGTGCGATATTACACAacttaaatttcaaaaaatgaagaagcttttaaattcttttaaaaattactGTATCAATTTATAGGGCAATGAatgctaaaatgaaaactattctCTATTGTATCAACTTATAGGCTATGAAAACCATTCTTTCTCTGCTTCCAAGcctaaacattttaaaatactatCACCGCTTTGTTAAGTGAAACccctattttatttaactgaGTTCACATTTCGTGGCCTAGTAAAATAGACACTGGGTATGCCTTAAAAACGAAAACCCAAAGCCTTTTACTGCCTATTTCCCGCACATTCGCCTTTACTAAGTAATGAAAGTATAAATCAAACAATAGATGTCAAGCGTGGCCGTGTTAACAGCTATGA
Proteins encoded:
- the LOC120458356 gene encoding uncharacterized protein LOC120458356, with translation MGRILGAVALILMAGSCLPAEIELPPVEFKPVREIPGDIPTCREGDINISECIKQGLQQITPRMKYGISELNIPPLDPFEMGKSSYSYTSGLLQGRISMKDVVVHGLSEGIVDKVNFRLKDGRVRMEILSHVPQMFVEGFYKADIKLNDLKLNPKGAFNITMTNVAMRARPIGELYERDGHTYLRLTKLETEPKVGDLKFYANGLVPDPVLNDVILDFINQYWRQLYEAMLPETLATWQPLILKSTNDFFAALPFDMLVTKN
- the LOC120458429 gene encoding circadian clock-controlled protein daywake; protein product: MYYIIGLLSLLALGASAAPTDKNYFADLPKCSTEENQLGECVKQIFNTLTPRLKDGNPELRIEPYEPLNLNRTSFQYSSGNVNGRITIRNAKIYGFSANRAKDVSVKLNGDKVKLRLVTEMPKLNIVGSYKADMQVNQLQLKPKGEFNVTLMDVEATTLTDGEIYEKDGHRYFRMKNIETKPKIRDLVIKANGIFADPELDQIALNVANQYWRDIYGIMLPETRQYWQPLLLRMFNEAFELVPIDQFLKE
- the LOC120458773 gene encoding uncharacterized protein LOC120458773 — encoded protein: MQLPCISLTILAALALGSGYAATLPTSAPSVFSSDPKPNSNSSPVEELAAESSSFSSSDVALPSSSIDFSDAVAPAVTTLSSGSNEVTPCSLSSSDLNECIRGLIQSFAPRLRYQGVPEFNMDSIDPYFYKRGIFRYTNDGIQGGLLIKNMEIYGISQLQVNSVGANFTENGFIIKLGVELPQLKAGGHFKADVKFGGLRLVPKGPFNITIDNIKATILTDGHIEQLPSGQQRLSLHRLNANVNIGDAKVVANGIFSDRNLNAMILNLVNENLPEITRVGIPATREQWAPILIAHINEFFAKVPIEKFLVQ